One window from the genome of uncultured Tateyamaria sp. encodes:
- a CDS encoding DUF4198 domain-containing protein, whose translation MYLPRLFLALWCAILTTSATAHEFWIEPEVYQVPPSGKIIARLKNGETFEGVNLAYFERRIERFDVVVGDTIRPVEARMGDNPALDVPAPVGGLVVVVHETTPSLLTYKEWAKFLKFADHKDFADIEARHAANDFPAPPFKERYTRHAKALVAVGDGAGRDRALGLKTEFIALTNPYAADFDGAMRVQVTLDGQIRANAQVEVFDRAPDNTVTVSLHRTDAEGIATVPVQPGHAYLFDAVSIAPVADTDTDAVWDTFWAALTFAVPG comes from the coding sequence ATGTATCTTCCCCGACTTTTTCTTGCGCTTTGGTGCGCCATCCTGACCACAAGCGCAACCGCTCATGAGTTCTGGATCGAACCCGAAGTGTATCAAGTGCCGCCATCGGGTAAAATCATAGCGCGTCTCAAGAACGGCGAGACATTCGAGGGCGTGAACCTGGCATATTTCGAACGCCGGATCGAACGGTTCGATGTTGTGGTCGGTGACACCATCCGCCCGGTCGAGGCGCGGATGGGCGACAACCCCGCCCTGGATGTGCCGGCCCCGGTGGGCGGGCTTGTGGTGGTTGTGCATGAAACAACGCCGTCGCTGCTGACCTACAAGGAATGGGCGAAGTTTCTGAAATTCGCCGACCACAAGGATTTTGCGGATATCGAGGCGCGCCATGCGGCCAATGACTTTCCCGCACCTCCTTTCAAGGAACGCTATACCCGGCACGCCAAGGCCCTCGTTGCCGTGGGGGACGGCGCCGGCCGGGACCGGGCGCTGGGTCTGAAAACCGAATTCATTGCCCTGACAAACCCCTATGCCGCCGATTTTGACGGGGCGATGCGCGTGCAGGTTACGTTGGACGGACAGATCAGGGCGAACGCGCAAGTCGAAGTGTTTGACCGTGCGCCAGACAATACCGTCACGGTGAGCCTGCACCGCACCGATGCAGAGGGAATTGCGACAGTGCCGGTCCAGCCCGGCCACGCCTACCTGTTTGATGCCGTTTCCATTGCACCGGTCGCAGACACCGATACGGACGCTGTCTGGGACACCTTTTGGGCGGCGCTGACCTTCGCGGTTCCGGGCTAG
- a CDS encoding PfkB family carbohydrate kinase, with product MTKTPDILCIGSVLWDVIGRAPLAMRQGSDVPGRITRLPGGVAMNIAMTLARFGLTPALLSAIGRDAEGDELIAACTARGMITDTVYRSEDLPTDQYMAVEGANGLIAAIADAHSLESAGAKILRPLTDGTIATTAAPYAGLAALDGNLTLDLLNEIATSPVLAQADLRVAPASPGKAERLGPFLTHGRGTLYVNLEEAGLLCQRGFDTSIAAAEGLLDRGAARVLVTDGGNTATEGTSQGLISATPPQVLVTRITGAGDTFMAAHIAAELRGADRNGALHAALEAAAIYVSGKTPT from the coding sequence ATGACAAAGACGCCCGACATTCTGTGCATTGGATCGGTCCTGTGGGATGTGATCGGACGTGCGCCGCTTGCCATGCGCCAGGGCTCGGACGTGCCTGGGCGCATCACCCGCCTGCCCGGCGGCGTCGCCATGAACATCGCGATGACGCTGGCCCGCTTTGGGCTGACACCTGCCCTGCTCAGCGCGATTGGCCGCGACGCGGAAGGGGATGAATTGATTGCTGCCTGCACGGCACGTGGCATGATCACGGATACGGTCTACCGCTCGGAAGACCTGCCAACGGACCAATACATGGCTGTCGAAGGGGCCAACGGGTTGATCGCGGCCATCGCGGATGCCCATTCGCTGGAAAGTGCCGGCGCCAAGATCCTGCGTCCGCTGACCGATGGCACAATTGCGACCACCGCAGCGCCCTATGCGGGTCTTGCCGCCCTTGACGGCAATCTCACACTTGATCTGCTGAACGAAATTGCAACCAGTCCCGTTCTGGCCCAGGCAGACCTGCGCGTGGCACCGGCGTCACCCGGCAAGGCCGAGCGGCTGGGGCCGTTCCTGACCCATGGACGCGGCACGCTTTACGTCAACCTTGAAGAGGCGGGATTGCTGTGCCAGCGCGGCTTTGACACGTCGATCGCGGCGGCGGAGGGGCTTTTAGATCGCGGTGCGGCGCGGGTTCTGGTGACCGATGGCGGCAACACAGCGACCGAAGGGACATCACAGGGCCTGATCAGCGCCACGCCGCCGCAGGTCCTGGTGACCCGCATTACAGGCGCAGGCGACACCTTCATGGCCGCCCATATCGCGGCGGAACTGCGCGGCGCGGACCGGAACGGCGCGCTGCACGCCGCCCTGGAGGCGGCGGCCATCTACGTATCAGGAAAGACACCGACATGA
- a CDS encoding pseudouridine-5'-phosphate glycosidase → MTLFTPAPDVADALATGAPVVALESTIITHGMPYPQNLDVARQVEADVRAGGGVPATMAVINGTLHVGLTDAALEDLAQARNVAKLSRADMAACIASGGTGATTVAATMIAARIAGIAVFATGGIGGVHQGAEASFDISADLMELAQTPVTVVAAGAKAILDIPKTLEVLETQGVPVIAFGQDDVPAFWSRSAGISAPLRMDSAAEIAAAHAQRAALGVPGGQLVANPIPAEDEIDRATLAPIIEQAARDADAHGITGKGVTPYLLQRIFELTEGRSLTANIALVRNNARLATQIATELCALQKDA, encoded by the coding sequence ATGACCCTGTTCACCCCGGCACCCGACGTCGCTGACGCCCTTGCCACTGGCGCGCCCGTCGTCGCGCTTGAAAGCACGATCATCACCCATGGCATGCCCTATCCGCAGAACCTGGACGTTGCCCGGCAGGTCGAAGCGGACGTGCGCGCAGGCGGCGGGGTGCCGGCCACGATGGCGGTGATCAACGGCACGCTGCACGTGGGCCTGACCGACGCGGCGCTCGAAGACCTGGCCCAAGCCCGGAATGTAGCCAAGCTGAGCCGCGCGGACATGGCAGCCTGCATCGCGTCGGGCGGTACGGGGGCAACCACGGTGGCGGCCACGATGATCGCCGCGCGGATTGCGGGCATTGCCGTCTTTGCGACGGGTGGCATCGGCGGCGTGCACCAGGGGGCCGAGGCCAGCTTTGACATCTCTGCCGACCTGATGGAATTGGCACAAACGCCAGTGACCGTCGTGGCCGCCGGGGCCAAGGCGATCCTCGATATACCCAAAACCCTGGAGGTGCTGGAAACCCAAGGGGTGCCGGTCATCGCGTTCGGTCAGGACGATGTGCCCGCCTTCTGGTCGCGCAGCGCCGGTATCTCTGCCCCCCTGCGCATGGACAGTGCGGCAGAGATCGCAGCCGCCCACGCACAGCGCGCGGCCTTGGGCGTTCCGGGGGGCCAGTTGGTCGCCAACCCGATCCCCGCCGAAGACGAGATCGACCGCGCAACGCTGGCACCCATCATCGAGCAAGCCGCACGGGACGCGGATGCACATGGCATCACAGGCAAGGGCGTGACGCCCTATCTGCTGCAACGCATCTTTGAATTGACAGAAGGCCGGTCGCTGACCGCAAACATCGCGTTGGTGCGCAACAACGCAAGGCTCGCCACGCAAATCGCAACCGAATTGTGCGCTCTGCAAAAGGATGCCTGA
- a CDS encoding DUF502 domain-containing protein — MNTPFDPETPRRPGLFSRLRASFLTGIVVIAPVGLTVWLIWTVIGWVDGFVWPLVPTAWQPDSIVNYWLNNPRFIEQNGSRLPNPDWINVNVRGVGVIVFLLFTIFVGWIAKGFIGRSLIRYAESLVERTPVVRSIYSGIKQISETIFAQSERSFEKACLIEYPRKGIWAIGFISTTAKGEVSERAGNTGALLSIFVPTTPNPTSGFLLFFPAEDVIELDMTVEDAAKLVISAGLVYPNGKDPTTPPPQ; from the coding sequence ATGAATACCCCATTTGATCCAGAAACGCCCCGGCGCCCCGGTTTGTTTTCTCGTTTGCGCGCCTCGTTCCTGACGGGTATCGTCGTGATTGCACCGGTGGGTTTGACCGTATGGTTGATCTGGACGGTGATCGGCTGGGTCGATGGATTTGTCTGGCCGCTGGTGCCGACGGCGTGGCAACCGGATTCGATCGTCAACTATTGGCTCAACAATCCGCGGTTCATCGAACAGAACGGATCGCGCCTGCCAAACCCGGACTGGATCAACGTGAACGTCCGCGGCGTGGGCGTCATCGTCTTCTTGCTGTTCACGATCTTTGTGGGCTGGATCGCCAAAGGCTTCATTGGCCGGTCCTTGATCCGCTATGCCGAAAGCCTGGTGGAACGCACCCCGGTGGTGCGGTCGATCTATTCCGGGATCAAGCAGATCTCGGAAACGATCTTTGCCCAGTCCGAACGGTCCTTTGAAAAGGCATGCCTGATCGAATACCCGCGAAAGGGGATCTGGGCCATCGGCTTCATCTCGACCACCGCCAAGGGCGAGGTCAGCGAACGGGCGGGCAATACCGGTGCGCTGCTCAGCATTTTTGTGCCCACGACACCCAACCCCACTTCGGGCTTTTTGCTGTTCTTTCCGGCAGAGGACGTGATCGAACTGGACATGACGGTCGAGGACGCGGCCAAGCTGGTGATATCGGCAGGCCTTGTCTATCCCAACGGCAAGGACCCGACGACGCCGCCCCCACAATAG
- a CDS encoding patatin-like phospholipase family protein, with product MTRKKINVALQGGGAHGAFTWGALDVLLADDRIDIAGVSGTSAGALNGAAVKAGLALAGEQAARDNLDWLWDQVAGVQDLRIASWMAPFGPAQVSQALEYSLPYAIGDAIGRMVSPYAYGPFYRNPLTDIVSKFNMDKVCCDDGPQLFINATRVRNGKLRVFRQAEVTLEVIMASACLPTLFQAVTIHDTETGQDEEFWDGGYTGNPALFPLFDRSLPDDIIVININPLEREQLPRTPQQIQNRINEISFNSSLLREMRAISFVKRLIDEGTIQEGQMRRINMHMIADDALMNDLSIATKVVPNGYVIGTLRDAGARAAEQFLDSHFDQIGTGDSIDMRTMFS from the coding sequence ATGACGCGCAAAAAGATCAATGTGGCCTTGCAGGGCGGCGGCGCCCATGGCGCGTTCACCTGGGGCGCGCTGGATGTTCTGCTGGCCGATGACCGTATCGATATCGCGGGCGTGTCAGGCACTTCTGCGGGGGCGTTGAACGGCGCGGCGGTCAAGGCAGGTCTGGCGTTGGCCGGCGAACAGGCGGCCCGCGATAATCTGGACTGGCTGTGGGACCAGGTGGCGGGGGTCCAGGACCTGCGGATCGCGTCGTGGATGGCGCCCTTCGGGCCCGCACAGGTCAGCCAGGCGCTGGAATATTCGCTGCCCTATGCCATCGGAGACGCAATAGGCCGCATGGTGTCGCCCTATGCCTATGGTCCGTTCTACCGCAATCCGCTGACGGATATCGTGTCCAAGTTCAACATGGACAAGGTCTGTTGCGATGACGGCCCGCAGTTGTTCATCAATGCCACCCGCGTCCGAAACGGAAAGCTGCGCGTGTTTCGGCAAGCCGAGGTGACGCTCGAGGTGATCATGGCGTCGGCCTGTTTGCCCACCTTGTTTCAGGCCGTGACGATCCACGACACCGAAACAGGGCAGGACGAAGAGTTCTGGGACGGCGGGTATACCGGCAACCCGGCGCTGTTTCCGCTGTTTGACAGGTCGCTGCCGGACGACATCATCGTTATCAACATCAACCCGCTGGAACGCGAACAGCTGCCGCGCACGCCGCAGCAGATCCAGAACCGGATCAACGAGATCAGCTTTAACTCGTCACTTCTGCGCGAAATGCGGGCGATTTCCTTTGTGAAGCGCCTGATTGACGAGGGCACGATCCAGGAAGGGCAGATGCGGCGCATCAACATGCACATGATTGCAGATGATGCGTTGATGAACGACCTGAGTATTGCCACCAAGGTGGTGCCCAACGGCTATGTGATCGGCACCCTGCGCGACGCGGGCGCGCGAGCGGCCGAGCAGTTTCTGGACAGCCATTTCGATCAGATCGGTACCGGCGACAGCATCGACATGCGCACCATGTTCAGCTGA
- a CDS encoding 3-hydroxybutyrate dehydrogenase: MAFEISLGGKTAVITGSNSGIGLGMAWELARAGADVVLNSFTNTDEDHALAKDIAEETGTNTRYIQADMSKGDQCRALIEQAGACDILINNAGIQHVAGIPDFPVDKWDAIIAINLSSAFHTTAAALPLMRAAGWGRVINISSAHGLTASPYKSAYIAAKHGIVGLTKTTALETAEEPITANAICPGYVLTPLVESQIPDTMKEYDMDREDVIKNVMLKRQPSKAFATTEQMGGTAVFLCSPAADQITGTTISVDGGWTAL, translated from the coding sequence ATGGCATTTGAAATCTCGCTCGGCGGCAAAACGGCCGTCATCACCGGATCGAATTCAGGTATCGGACTGGGCATGGCGTGGGAACTCGCGCGGGCCGGGGCGGACGTGGTGCTGAATTCGTTCACCAACACGGATGAGGACCACGCCCTCGCCAAGGATATCGCAGAGGAGACGGGCACCAACACCCGCTACATTCAGGCGGACATGTCCAAGGGCGACCAGTGCCGCGCATTGATCGAACAGGCGGGTGCCTGCGACATCCTGATCAACAACGCAGGGATCCAGCATGTGGCAGGCATCCCTGACTTCCCCGTCGACAAGTGGGACGCGATCATCGCCATCAACCTCAGTTCCGCCTTTCACACAACAGCTGCCGCTTTGCCTTTGATGCGGGCCGCCGGCTGGGGGCGCGTCATCAACATCTCGTCGGCCCATGGCCTGACGGCGTCGCCCTACAAATCCGCCTACATCGCGGCCAAACACGGAATTGTTGGCCTGACCAAGACAACGGCCCTCGAAACTGCCGAAGAACCAATCACCGCCAACGCCATCTGCCCCGGATATGTGTTGACCCCGCTGGTTGAAAGCCAGATCCCCGACACGATGAAGGAATACGATATGGACCGCGAGGACGTGATCAAGAACGTCATGCTCAAGCGCCAGCCATCGAAGGCATTCGCGACAACCGAACAGATGGGCGGCACGGCGGTGTTCCTGTGTTCGCCAGCCGCCGATCAGATCACCGGCACGACAATCAGCGTGGACGGCGGTTGGACGGCGCTCTGA